The Bradyrhizobium barranii subsp. barranii genome segment GCGGTTCTTCTTAGGCTCGTTCATTATTATTCCCCTGTTGTTTGCGAGATGTCACAGCCACGTCTCCACGATCTTGGCGTCGTCCTGGGGGGAGCGGCGCAGGCAAGTGAGACCGGCCATGCGCAGCATCATGCGCAGGCTGGTTAGCGTGCTGGCGGTGATCCAGTTGTTGGTCGGCCCGCTTTCGCCCTTCATCACGACGTGGCAGCGCGCGACGAATTTGTCGGGGATGTCGGTCGGGTGGTCGTACACAGTCCACATCGGCAACATGCCTTGCGCTACGGCTTCCTGCTGAATCGTCATCACGTAGATGATCGGGTCGTCATTCTGGTGCTGTTCGGACAAGGCTGTTGCGCTCCTCCTCCAGAACCCAGTCGTTGAGCACGCGCTGCTGGTCGATGAACCCGTGGAGCGCAATCGTCATCAGCCGCATGACCATGATGTGGCGCGCCATCGTGATGATGTTCGCCAGCAGCACGAAGCTGACGAACAGCATCAGCACGATGAACCACATGGTCACGGTCTCGCTCATCAGTGCTTCCCCGCGATGAACACGATCTCGTCCGGTGAGCAGAATCGCAGCATGCGGATGTTGACACCGTTCTCGGTCGCGATCTCGCGTGCGTGCTCGACCATCATTTCGGCGATATGGCGCTTCGCCGCCATCAGCGGCATGTTCTGCGGGCCGCCCACAACAATTCCGTCGTTGCCCTTGCCGTCGTTCGAAATGAAGACGTACAGCTCGTTGATCGGCCCCTCGTCGGGCTTCATGCGGACGACGTTGCTCACGCGACCAGCTCCACGATGCCGTTGAGCAGCTTCAGCACGAGCGGGCGCAGCAGCGCCGGGATTTGCATGAACACCTGCGCCAGCTTGTAGACCTCGGCGTCGATGATCGCCGCGCTTTCGGTCTTGTCCCAGCCCAGCAGCTGGTGCGGCGTGGTGTCGAGCGCCTTGCTGAACTGGATCAGCCGGGAGCCGGACATGCGGTTGGTGCCCTTCTCGTACTTCTGTATCTGCTGGAAGGAGAGGCCGAACTGAGTAGCCAGTTGTTCCTGGCTCATGCCCTTCGCGAGCCGCGCCAGTCGCAGACGCGTACCAAATTCCCGTTCAGTGTCGGCGTTCACTTTTGTCGGGCCCAGCTTTGCCGCCCGCTTTTTCTTCGCCACAGTCCCCGTCCTCCTGTTGGTGTCGCGATGTTTGCGACACAATCGCCTTCTCAGTTTTCAACCGGGGCGCGATTGTTAATCAACATTCGAATCCCCCCGGAGTCAACAGGGCGTACAGAGTACGACCGAAATGAGGCGAGCGGTACATGTCGCATCGTCTACGGACTATCGCATAAGGTGCGAAGTAGCGCCGGTCGGAGAACTTCTTCCGCAGAACTCGCGGACACGCAAAAAGATTTTGCTGCATCGCTAAAATCAACTGTCCATTTCGGACAGGATCGGCGCGATCTCCTTGAAGCCCCTTGCCAGGATCAGTGTGAATATGTCCCGGTGTGGCACCTGCGCCGCGCGATGTGGCTCAAGATAATATCTGCCCTTGATCCGCTGCAGCAGGCCCTGTTCCCGCAACACTTTGAGCCGTCGCATAACGGACGTGCGCGGCATGCGGAGGCGGACAGCGATCTCGCTGGCGTTCATCGGACGACCTTCGGCGTGACCCAGCATCGCAGCAACAGCGACCAACGCGCGGTTGGCATCGGTCTCGCCCGGCTCCTGATCCAGCGGCACCGTGGTGGCGTGAAACGCCAAGCAAAGGTCGATGAACATTTCCGCCAGCGCACGGCGCGCCTGCGACAGTCTTAGCGGGATCGGCATCTCACGCTCTTG includes the following:
- a CDS encoding helix-turn-helix domain-containing protein, whose product is MPIPLRLSQARRALAEMFIDLCLAFHATTVPLDQEPGETDANRALVAVAAMLGHAEGRPMNASEIAVRLRMPRTSVMRRLKVLREQGLLQRIKGRYYLEPHRAAQVPHRDIFTLILARGFKEIAPILSEMDS
- a CDS encoding helix-turn-helix domain-containing protein produces the protein MAKKKRAAKLGPTKVNADTEREFGTRLRLARLAKGMSQEQLATQFGLSFQQIQKYEKGTNRMSGSRLIQFSKALDTTPHQLLGWDKTESAAIIDAEVYKLAQVFMQIPALLRPLVLKLLNGIVELVA